In Streptomyces puniciscabiei, a single genomic region encodes these proteins:
- a CDS encoding Pr6Pr family membrane protein: MTSPIPREIPDLPAVPGPPLLLPSPVPATAVVAPVRRPMVALFRLLTALAAAGGVALELLIGTPARTLSYFSVQAGILLAVIMLLSASRAWRARRPLPPVVTGATLLYALISALVYHLLLGHTTPPFSMTGATTAPVRWHGQWATLQVLHTLTPAAALLDWLLLTPAARLHLRQTAAWLLYPLAYLAFYLLRGAFLAPTNPARYLYPFLDAAAHGYRSTLANALLLGLAMYALAVLLVALDHIRPTPVRRRV, encoded by the coding sequence ATGACCTCCCCGATACCCAGGGAGATCCCGGACCTGCCCGCGGTCCCGGGCCCGCCCCTGCTGCTGCCCTCACCGGTCCCGGCCACGGCCGTGGTGGCACCGGTCCGCCGCCCCATGGTCGCGCTCTTCCGCCTCCTGACCGCCCTGGCGGCGGCGGGAGGCGTGGCCCTGGAACTCCTGATCGGCACCCCGGCGCGCACTCTGAGCTACTTCAGCGTCCAGGCCGGCATCCTGCTGGCCGTCATCATGCTCCTGTCGGCATCGAGGGCGTGGCGTGCCCGCCGCCCCCTCCCGCCCGTCGTGACAGGCGCCACACTGCTCTACGCCCTGATCTCGGCGCTCGTCTACCACCTGCTGCTGGGCCACACGACGCCGCCGTTCTCCATGACCGGCGCGACGACGGCCCCGGTGCGCTGGCACGGCCAGTGGGCGACCCTCCAGGTCCTGCACACGCTGACGCCGGCGGCGGCCCTGCTGGACTGGCTGCTGCTGACCCCCGCGGCCCGCCTGCACCTGCGCCAGACGGCCGCCTGGCTCCTCTACCCCCTGGCCTACCTGGCCTTCTACCTGCTCCGCGGGGCCTTCCTCGCACCCACGAACCCCGCCCGCTACCTCTACCCCTTCCTGGACGCGGCCGCCCACGGCTACCGCAGCACCCTCGCGAACGCCCTCCTCCTCGGCCTCGCGATGTACGCCCTGGCCGTCCTCCTCGTGGCCCTGGACCACATCCGCCCGACCCCGGTCCGCCGCCGCGTCTAA